The window TGCGCCGTGGTTCGTGTCGATGGTCGGGTTCGTTGCCGGCCTGCCGTTCATGTTCCAGATGGTCGAGCGAGAGCGGCAACTGCAGGTGCCCAAGTACCTGCGCCCGCGTACTGACACCCCCAAGCTCACCCTTGGCCATGGCGGCTGTTTCGGCTGCATCTATTCAGTGCGCGGGGCAGGTGGCTACCAGATGTTCGGCGTCACTCCGGCGCCTATCTACGACCCGCAGCAGACGCTGAACTACCTGAAGGAGCACATGGTGTTCTTCCGCCCGGGAGACATCGTGCAGTTCAAACCCATTGACCGCCGCACCTACGACCAGGCGGTGGCGGATGTCGAAGAAGGCCGTTTCGACCTGCGCATTCGCCCGGTGGAATTCTCCCTGGACGCGTTCCTTGCCGACCCGGTCGGTTATCCACGGACTCTGCAGGAGGTGCTGGCATGATCAAGGTACTCAAACCCGGCTTGGCTACCTCGGTGCAGGACCTGGGCCGCGAAGGCTACTACCATCTGGGCATCCCGCCGTCCGGCGCCCTCGACCAGTACGCCCTGAGGGCGGCCAACCACCTGGTGGGCAACCCGTCCGACGCCGCCGGCCTTGAGTGTGCGCTGGTGGGG of the Pseudomonas asiatica genome contains:
- a CDS encoding 5-oxoprolinase subunit B family protein, giving the protein MAEPLATTPIRYSFGADEHLFAEVSESMSLEAFFKGMAVTRAVERLALDGVLDVCLANASFQIRFDPDRIAPQALLEAVRGAEAQAVAERSLQTRIIEIPVLYNDPWTHETLMRFRDRHQDPGSTDLEYAARINGLADVEGFIAAHSGAPWFVSMVGFVAGLPFMFQMVERERQLQVPKYLRPRTDTPKLTLGHGGCFGCIYSVRGAGGYQMFGVTPAPIYDPQQTLNYLKEHMVFFRPGDIVQFKPIDRRTYDQAVADVEEGRFDLRIRPVEFSLDAFLADPVGYPRTLQEVLA